The DNA segment CCTTTAGGACTGCTGTGGGGTTCCCTCCCCCGAGCATCCATCGGGGTCTCTGActgcccttccctctgccccaCAGATAACGGTGTCCAGAGGACCTCAAGGCCGTCGGCCGAGAACGTACACCAGAACCCTCCCACCATTGAACTGTTGCACCGTTCCAGGTCGCCCATCACAACAAACCACCGGCCTTCTCCCGACCCCGAGCAGCGGCCCCTCCGGTCCCCCCTGGACAACATGATCCGCCGCCTCTCCCCAGCCGAGAGGGCCCAGGGACCGAGGCTCCATCAGGAGAACAACCACCAGGAGCCCTACCCGCTGTCAGTGTCTCCCATGGAGAACAACCACTGCCCACCGTCATCCGAGCCCCACCCGAGGCCCTCCAGCCCCCGGCAGGAGGGCACGCGGGTCATCCAGCTGATGCCCAGCCCAATCATGCACCCTCTGATCCTGAACCCCCGACACTCCGTGGATTTCAAGCAGCCGCGGCTCTCCGAGGACGGGCTGCACCGGGAAGGGAAGCCCATCAACCTCTCGCATCGGGAGGACCTGGCCTACATGAACCACATCATGGTCTCCGTCTCACCGCCCGAGGAGCACGCCGTGCCCATCGGGAGGATAGCAGGTGGGTGAGCCCCCCGCCCTCCCGGGAGCCCCCACACCATCCCAATTAGGTGCCCTTCAGAGGCTCTGGGAGGCCAGGGGGAGGGAGGCTTTGCCAGCAGGAGACAAAATTCCCTAAATGGGCTAGTTAATGAGGCGCTGGGCTGCCGGAGTTAATGAGCCTCAGAAATGTGAAGAAACAAATGTCCTCCGACCAACTTACAAGGGGAGTCACATTAGGACTGTGGCTAAGcgaaaacatttaaaatcaaagGTTTATGAGCATGTTAATGGCTCTGTCCCGGAGTTTCCAGTGGCTAATTAATGAGCAGGCACAGCACAGAGGACCTCTGTCTCAGATTCAGGCCTGGATTTCCATCCTCTGGGCAGTAACTCCATGTGGCCTTCACCTTGGGAAGAGGCAGGAGAGAAAAGTAGGATTAGGGTGTTGTTCGGTCATTTGGACAGAGGAAGCCACGCCCGAATTCTTTTCCTTTGATGATGACAAGCCCAAATTTGTTTCCCTAAGATGAGAAACCAGTGAAAAAAATCACCATGTTGTATTTTTGCTCATGTGCCCGTAATTTACATGAAGTCATTCTCCAGAAGCTTTTATAATCCTCTCACCTCTTGGCAGAGTTAGGGGTTTTCCTAGAGCTTCTCTCTGGTCACGAGACActttttgagcacctactgtgtgcagatAAATTCATTAGGACATAGAGGACACAGAGCTGATTAAATACAATTACTTCCTCGGGGATTTAAAATTTACTAGGAGAGACAGGTGTGAAAACCACTAAGGTATAAGACAGAAGGAGATAAGCCCTCTGCCCGCTTCAGTCAAACCACAAGCGTTTATTGAGTACCTGTTGTGTGGTGTGGATGCAATGCAGAGAGAAAggtttttagcattttatttatttgactgcgccAGATCTTAGTTATggaatgcaaactcttagttgtggcatgtgggatctggttcccccaccagggatggaacccaggccccctgcattgggagtgtggaatcctagccactggatcaccagaaaaGTCCCAATAAGGAGCATTTTGACTGGAGGAATTGAGGAAGGAAGATAGCTCGAAGTTGAAAGTGGTTATGGGTCCAGTAACGGGAGgaccggcttccctggtggctcagtggtaaagaatctgcctgacagtgctggagacgcaggagacgtgggtttgatccctaggtcaggaagattcccctggaggaggaaatggcaacccactccagtattcttgcatgggaaatcccatggatagaggagcctggcgggctacagtccaggggttcgcaaagagtcagactctttAGACagtttagcaactaaagaacagtGCAAGAGAGACATGGAGGCAGGAGAGAGGTCAGACTGTTCAGGGAACCGTGAGGCATTCTCCTTCCTCCTTGAGCTGATGCTGTAGGACTGAGATCCAGCTGAACCACAGAAGGAAGCAGGGCTCACAACATCATGATAACATAGGTCCTAAGGCTACTTTACCTCTGTCTTGACTCGCTGTCTCTTTTTTATTGGAGtcatttgtttctaaatttttctctGGCCCCAAGGGCACCTCTGGTATCACCTCAATTTTACCACTATAAATAAGTTACATCAAGAATGTTGaatcaagaaaatcaaagagCTATGActtacatgttttaaaaagaaaaaaaaaaaactatgaaaagtgaaatggTCTATGCTTGGAATGTGATTCAAAAGCATCCCACAGGGCTGGGAGTGAGGAATGCATAGTTGCGGtggttcatttgctaagtcatgtccaactctgcactcccatggaccatagcccaccaggctcctctgtctatgggatttcccaggcaggaaaactggagtgggttgccatttccttctgtgggTAAAATAAGGTTAGTTATGAGCCAAGGGCTATATGGCTGGGTATTGGATGCACAGAGATTTACATTAGTGTTCTGTCTACCTTTacataaagtttttttaatgatggagagaaaaaaaaaaactgtgaaaagaaaGAACAGGGGTTAATGTAGCTTTGCTTATTCTGCAAAGCATGTGCGTTTCCCATATAGTTGGAGGAAGAGGATGGGGTCAGTGTATTCCTGTGAATAATATAAATGACCTGTTTTGAGCTTTCCAGGCATCCCCTTCTTGTCTGGATCTgccttgtttgtctttttttcttgcaTGGTCTGTACTGCAGTTCTGAACATTCTGAGGGTACTTGCTACTTGTTTCAGGACTGCTTTGCAAAAGGAGCTAGTCATTGCTGAATTCATTTTGTATGGAAGGGATCATTTACGGGGGAAACCATGGAGGAAACTGAGTGCAGACAAGTGGAGGCCACGTAGTGGCTGGACGATGTGGCTGCAGGACAGCCCTTGCTAGCATCCCCCCCACTTCCTAATCACATCTGTCTTGTCACCTCCTCTATAATGTTGTCTCCGCCACAGACTTCTTAGGAATCCAAGATAAGCCCCATGTGTCAAGTTAAATTGTTTCGACTTAGAGCTGTTTTTCCCTTGTTTAGTAGGTCTAGAAATTTTTTAATATGGCTGTCTTAAAAATTGTTCTACTCTGTTGGTATATTCCCAGATTTCATAATCTCCATATGTCCGTGTTCAGTAATATGACCAAATCCAGGATTAGCTAATATAATCAAAAGGCAGTGTTTCTGAAGGGTGAAACAAAAGGGAAATCTGTGGTCTAATATTTAGTCTTAATCCTGTGACCCTCTGAATAGAACCCATCATAATTCCAGGCTCCTGTTTTATTTGGGATCTCCCTGTCTCTCCACCCCATTTTGGTATCTTCTTGGACAACTCAGATCCTTgtggaatttattcttttattggcAGTCGAATTCATTGGGTGATTCTTATGTTCAGTGTAAAGTCCTTTCATTACTGAACAGTCATAAAAGCCCTTCAGATCTCTATAAAGCAGCTTTTAGGTTAAAAAACTTAGCTCCTTatgctttttttatatttatttaagtagaagataattacaatattgtgatggtttttgccgtacatcaacatgaactggccacaggtatacatgtgtcccc comes from the Bubalus kerabau isolate K-KA32 ecotype Philippines breed swamp buffalo chromosome 1, PCC_UOA_SB_1v2, whole genome shotgun sequence genome and includes:
- the ETV6 gene encoding transcription factor ETV6 isoform X11, which codes for MSETPAQCSIKQERISYTPPESPVPSYASSTPLHVPVPRALRMEEDSIRLPAHLRLQPMFWSRDDVAQWLKWAENEFSLRPIDSNTFEMNGKALLLLTKEDFRYRSPHSGDVLYELLQHILKQRKPRILFSPFFHPGNSIHTQQEVILHQNHEEDNGVQRTSRPSAENVHQNPPTIELLHRSRSPITTNHRPSPDPEQRPLRSPLDNMIRRLSPAERAQGPRLHQENNHQEPYPLSVSPMENNHCPPSSEPHPRPSSPRQEGTRVIQLMPSPIMHPLILNPRHSVDFKQPRLSEDGLHREGKPINLSHREDLAYMNHIMVSVSPPEEHAVPIGRIAGL
- the ETV6 gene encoding transcription factor ETV6 isoform X10, giving the protein MSETPAQCSIKQERISYTPPESPVPSYASSTPLHVPVPRALRMEEDSIRLPAHLRLQPMFWSRDDVAQWLKWAENEFSLRPIDSNTFEMNGKALLLLTKEDFRYRSPHSGDVLYELLQHILKQRKPRILFSPFFHPGNSIHTQQEVILHQNHEEDNGVQRTSRPSAENVHQNPPTIELLHRSRSPITTNHRPSPDPEQRPLRSPLDNMIRRLSPAERAQGPRLHQENNHQEPYPLSVSPMENNHCPPSSEPHPRPSSPRQEGTRVIQLMPSPIMHPLILNPRHSVDFKQPRLSEDGLHREGKPINLSHREDLAYMNHIMVSVSPPEEHAVPIGRIADMDGF
- the ETV6 gene encoding transcription factor ETV6 isoform X9; translation: MSETPAQCSIKQERISYTPPESPVPSYASSTPLHVPVPRALRMEEDSIRLPAHLRLQPMFWSRDDVAQWLKWAENEFSLRPIDSNTFEMNGKALLLLTKEDFRYRSPHSGDVLYELLQHILKQRKPRILFSPFFHPGNSIHTQQEVILHQNHEEDNGVQRTSRPSAENVHQNPPTIELLHRSRSPITTNHRPSPDPEQRPLRSPLDNMIRRLSPAERAQGPRLHQENNHQEPYPLSVSPMENNHCPPSSEPHPRPSSPRQEGTRVIQLMPSPIMHPLILNPRHSVDFKQPRLSEDGLHREGKPINLSHREDLAYMNHIMVSVSPPEEHAVPIGRIAGTNQTQITF
- the ETV6 gene encoding transcription factor ETV6 isoform X7, whose protein sequence is MSETPAQCSIKQERISYTPPESPVPSYASSTPLHVPVPRALRMEEDSIRLPAHLRLQPMFWSRDDVAQWLKWAENEFSLRPIDSNTFEMNGKALLLLTKEDFRYRSPHSGDVLYELLQHILKQRKPRILFSPFFHPGNSIHTQQEVILHQNHEEDNGVQRTSRPSAENVHQNPPTIELLHRSRSPITTNHRPSPDPEQRPLRSPLDNMIRRLSPAERAQGPRLHQENNHQEPYPLSVSPMENNHCPPSSEPHPRPSSPRQEGTRVIQLMPSPIMHPLILNPRHSVDFKQPRLSEDGLHREGKPINLSHREDLAYMNHIMVSVSPPEEHAVPIGRIAGILLGDTVKLL
- the ETV6 gene encoding transcription factor ETV6 isoform X8; this encodes MSETPAQCSIKQERISYTPPESPVPSYASSTPLHVPVPRALRMEEDSIRLPAHLRLQPMFWSRDDVAQWLKWAENEFSLRPIDSNTFEMNGKALLLLTKEDFRYRSPHSGDVLYELLQHILKQRKPRILFSPFFHPGNSIHTQQEVILHQNHEEDNGVQRTSRPSAENVHQNPPTIELLHRSRSPITTNHRPSPDPEQRPLRSPLDNMIRRLSPAERAQGPRLHQENNHQEPYPLSVSPMENNHCPPSSEPHPRPSSPRQEGTRVIQLMPSPIMHPLILNPRHSVDFKQPRLSEDGLHREGKPINLSHREDLAYMNHIMVSVSPPEEHAVPIGRIAALLHTCHQR